GCACACCTTCCCCTCTGAATTACACTTCCGGGGTGCCTGCCCTCATGCCCGACCCCGTGCTGGACCTCGACGCCGCCTCGCTGAGCGGGGCCACGCGCCGGGGCGACCTGACCGCGCTGGAGGCCACCCGCGCGTACCTGAGCCGCCTGCGGGCGCACAACGGGCGGCTGCGTGCCGTCATCACCGTGAACGAGGGGGCGGAGGCCGATGCCGTCCGCCTCGACGCCCTGCCCCCCGAGCGGCGCGGCCCGCTCCACGGCCTGCCCCTCCTCATCAAGGACAACATCGACGTGGCGGGGTTGCCCACCACCGCCGGAAGCCTGCTCATGACGCGGCATGTGCCGGAAGGTGACGCCCCCCTCGTCGCCCGGCTGCGCGCGGCGGGGGCCGTCCTCCTCGGCAAGGCCAACCTGACGGAGTGGGCCAACTTCATGACGCTGGGAATGCCGAATGGCTACTCCGGGGCGGGCGGGCAGACGGTCAACCCCTGGGGCGAGGGGCTGGACACGGGCGGGTCGTCCAGCGGGAGCGGCGTGGCCGTCGCCGCGCGGCTGTGCGTGGCCGCCGTCGGGACGGAGACGAGCGGGAGCATCCTCAGCCCCGCGCAACAGAACGGCGTCATCGGCCTCAAGCCCACGGTGGGCCTGATCCCACGCACGGGCGTCGTGCCTATCTCCCACAGTCAGGACACTGCCGGGCCGATCACCCGCTCCGCCCGCGACGCGGCGCTGCTCCTCTCCGTCATGGCCGGACCCGACGACGCCGACCCGGCGAGCCGCCGCCTGCCCGTGCCGAACCTCACCCTGCGGCCCGGCTCGCTGACGGGGGCCGAGATCGGCGTGCTGCGCGACCCGCCCGGCAGTCCTGTGACCGACGCCGAGCGCGCCTCCCTCGCCCGCGCCGAGGCCGCCCTGCGCGACGGGGGAGCGACCCTGCACGACGTGACGCTCCCCGCCGCCGATGAGCGGAGCGGCTGGAGGCTGGAGGTCCTCGTGTACGAGTTCAGGCACGACCTCAATGCCTACCTCGCCGGGGTACGCGACGGCCCTCGCAGCCTCGCGGAGGTCATCGAGGCGAACGACGCCGACCCCGAACGGCTCCAGCGGTACGGGCAGACGCTCCTCTACGCCTCACAGGGCACGCGCGGCGACCTCGGCGAGCGGGCGTACCGGGAGGCCCGCGCCCGCGACCTCGACCTGTCACGCACACGCGGCCTCGATCCGCTCTT
The sequence above is drawn from the Deinococcus sp. YIM 134068 genome and encodes:
- a CDS encoding amidase family protein, coding for MPDPVLDLDAASLSGATRRGDLTALEATRAYLSRLRAHNGRLRAVITVNEGAEADAVRLDALPPERRGPLHGLPLLIKDNIDVAGLPTTAGSLLMTRHVPEGDAPLVARLRAAGAVLLGKANLTEWANFMTLGMPNGYSGAGGQTVNPWGEGLDTGGSSSGSGVAVAARLCVAAVGTETSGSILSPAQQNGVIGLKPTVGLIPRTGVVPISHSQDTAGPITRSARDAALLLSVMAGPDDADPASRRLPVPNLTLRPGSLTGAEIGVLRDPPGSPVTDAERASLARAEAALRDGGATLHDVTLPAADERSGWRLEVLVYEFRHDLNAYLAGVRDGPRSLAEVIEANDADPERLQRYGQTLLYASQGTRGDLGERAYREARARDLDLSRTRGLDPLFAGGLDALLWPGLHGYAVGAKAGYPSVTVPTGLEGGAPTGVLLTGPAGSDGRLLSLAADLNVRLGGVQFPPDPSA